Proteins co-encoded in one Quercus robur chromosome 8, dhQueRobu3.1, whole genome shotgun sequence genomic window:
- the LOC126697030 gene encoding ubiquitin-related modifier 1 homolog 2 — protein MQITLEFGGGLELLCDSVKVHNVNVDMPKGAEKLIMKDLLGWVRTNLIKERPEMFMKGDTVRPGVLVLVNDCDWELSGQLDTTLEEKDVVVFISTLHGG, from the exons CGGGGGATTAGAGCTTCTCTGTGACTCTGTAAAGGTCCATAATGTCAATGTTGATATGCCAAAGGGTGCAGAAAAG TTAATAATGAAAGATTTGCTCGGTTGGGTTCGTACCAATTTGATCAAGGAGAGGCCTGAAATGTTCATGAAAGGAGATACTGT GAGACCTGGTGTTCTTGTCCTTGTGAATGATTGTGATTGGGAGCTAAGTGGGCAGCTCGATACAACCCTAGAAGAGAAGGATGTGGTGGTTTTCATCTCAACCTTGCATGGTGGATAG
- the LOC126697029 gene encoding ATPase GET3A: protein MGTEIPEGTLQNIMEQESLKWVFVGGKGGVGKTTCSSILSILLSRVRSSVLIISTDPAHNLSDAFQQRFTKTPTLVNGFSNLFAMEVDPNVESEDVGSSDGMDSLFSELANAIPGIDEAMSFAEMLKLVQTMDYSVIVFDTAPTGHTLRLLQFPSTLEKGLTKMMSLKNKFGGVISQMSRLFGVEEDFGEDAILGRLEGMKDVIEQVNKQFKDPELTTFVCVCIPEFLSLYETERLVQELAKFEIDTHNIIINQVLYDEDDVESKLLKARMRMQQKYLDQFYMLYDDFNITKLPLLPEEVTGVEALKAFSCHFLSPYQPSTGTVEALERRVSTLRQQLQNAEAELEKLRKGKQKV, encoded by the exons atgggtACAGAAATACCAGAAGGAACGTTACAGAACATAATGGAGCAAGAGTCTCTGAAATGGGTATTCGTGGGAGGCAAAGGTGGTGTGGGCAAGACCACCTGTAGCTCCATCCTCTCTATCCTTCTCTCTAGGGTTCGCTCCTCTGTTTTGATTATCTCCACCGACCCTGCTCACAATCTCAGCGATGCCTTTCAGCAACGTTTCACTAAGACCCCCACTTTGGTTAATGGCTTCTCCAATCTCTTCGCTATG GAGGTGGATCCTAATGTTGAAAGTGAGGATGTGGGCAGTTCTGATGGAATGGATAGCTTGTTTTCTGAACTAGCAAATGCAATTCCTGGAATTGATGAAGCTATGAGCTTTGCAGAGATGCTAAA ATTGGTGCAAACAATGGATTATTCTGTTATAGTATTTGACACTGCCCCAACTGGCCATACACTGCGGCTGTTGCAATTTCCGTCAACCTTAGAAAAGGGTCTCACGAAAATGATGtccttgaaaaataaatttggtgGTGTAATCAGTCAG ATGTCCCGCCTTTTTGGTGTTGAAGAAGATTTTGGCGAGGATGCAATTCTGGGAAGGCTTGAAGGCATGAAAGATGTGATTGAACAAGTTAATAAGCAATTCAAAGACCCA GAGTTGACAACCTTTGTCTGTGTTTGCATTCCAGAGTTCCTCTCTCTTTATGAAACAGAGAGACTGGTCCAGGAACTCGCCAAGTTTGAGATAGATACACACAACATTATCATTAACCAAGTACTTTATGATGAAGATG ACGTAGAATCCAAGTTACTTAAAGCTAGAATGCGGATGCAACAAAAGTACCTTGACCAGTTCTATATGTTGTATGATGACTTTAACATCACCAAGCTCCCATTGCTGCCAGAAGAG GTTACTGGCGTTGAAGCTCTGAAAGCATTTTCATGTCATTTTCTGTCACCATATCAACCTTCCACCGGCACAGTGGAAGCGTTGGAGAGAAGGGTATCCACACTAAGGCAGCAGCTGCAAAATGCGGAAGCAGAACTAGAAAAACTGAGAAAGGGAAAACAAAAGGTCTGA